The DNA sequence GGCCCGAGCTTTGCCGTCGAGGTAGCCCGCGGCCTGCCTACGGCCGTGACGATCGCCGCACACGACGACGCCATTGGCCGCCGGCTCCAGGAGACGTTCGCCACACCCGTGTTCCGCGTCTACCTCTCGAGCGACGTCACCGGCGTCCAACTCGGCGGCGCGGTCAAGAACGTCATCGCCATCGCCACCGGCATCGCCGACGGCCTCGGCTTGGGTCACAACGCGCGCGCGGCGCTCATCACGCGCGGGCTGGCCGAAATCATGCGCCTGGGCCAAGCGCTCGGCGCCGACCCGCTGACGCTCTCGGGGCTCTCAGGTCTGGGCGATCTTGTGCTGACGTGCACGAGCGAACTGAGCCGCAACCGGACGCTCGGCTACCGCATCGGCCGCGGCGAGGCGCTCGACCGCGTCACGCGCGCCACGCCGATGGTGGCCGAGGGCGTGCGCACCTCCGCCGCCGCCGTGGCCCTGGCCGAACGCCTCGGCGTCGAGGTGCCGATCAGCCGCCAGGTCCACGC is a window from the Verrucomicrobiota bacterium genome containing:
- a CDS encoding NAD(P)-dependent glycerol-3-phosphate dehydrogenase; its protein translation is MKGWGPITIVGAGSWGTALAKLLADQGLEVRLWVYEQEVCEALVRTHTNPVYLPDVELAAGVVAIPEFAEALDGAAVVCFVVPSHVLRRVAADCAPCLPANAALLSATKGIEVETGMLPAQVLADVLGENARDRLAVLSGPSFAVEVARGLPTAVTIAAHDDAIGRRLQETFATPVFRVYLSSDVTGVQLGGAVKNVIAIATGIADGLGLGHNARAALITRGLAEIMRLGQALGADPLTLSGLSGLGDLVLTCTSELSRNRTLGYRIGRGEALDRVTRATPMVAEGVRTSAAAVALAERLGVEVPISRQVHAILHEGKRPLDAVHELLARTLKAEKPNQAKP